The Leptospira koniambonensis sequence AGAACAGCAACCGACGAAGAAGTGAGTCACGGACATGTTCACGGTGAGGGGGGACATCACCACCACTGATCTCAAATGACTGCCTCCTTAGAGTCACTTAACGAAAAACAAAAGGAAGCTATCGAGACCCTAAACGGCCCGGTTTTAGTGATCGCCGGTGCCGGAACTGGAAAAACAAAAACAATCGTCCACAGACTTTCCAAATTAGTCGAATCAGGCATTCCTGCCGAAAATATCCTACTTCTTACATTCACTCGCAAAGCTTCTCGAGAAATGCTTTCGAGAGCCGTATCTCTATTGGACAAACGATGTGCTCGAGTCCACGGAGGAACATTCCATTCCTTCGGAAGTCATATTCTCAGAAAATATGCACCTGTTCTTGGATTCTCCTCTCAGTTTTCAGTTTTGGATGAATCGGATACTTCTGATATATTCCAACTTTTAAGAACAGAAGGAGAATATGCAAAGCAGAAGTCTAGGTTTCCTTCTAATGATACATTGATCTCCCTCCACTCTTCTATTATCAATCGTGGCAAATCATTAGAAGAATTATTAGAAGCAGAAAATCCTAAGTTCTTAGACCAAAAATCTGCTATTCGTAAAATTTTCCAAGAGTATGCGAATTATAAAAAACAAAGATCTCTTTTAGATTATGATGATCTATTGACCTATACAAGAGACCTTCTGAACAAGAATGAAACAGTTCGAAAAAAAGTCTCGGAACAATACAAATATATCATGGTAGATGAATTTCAGGATACAAATCAGATCCAAGCTCATATCACATGTTTACTCGCGTTAGATCATGAAAATATTTTAGTCGTTGGTGATGATGCACAAAGTGTATATTCCTTTCGAGGAGCCGACGTAAATGGAATATTCAATTTTCCGAAACTATTTCCTAAAACAAAAACGATCTATTTAGAAAGAAATTACAGGAGCACTCCGTCTATTCTAAATCTTGCAAATGTGGTCCTGGCTAATTTTAGGGAAAAATATGAGAAGTATCTATATACCAAAAATGAAGACTTCCAAAAGCCTACCTTGATCGGTTATGCAGACGAATTAGAAGAAGCAGAAGGAATCGCAGATCTGATCTTGGAAAGAAGAGAAGATGGTGTTCCTTTAAAAGATATTGCAGTTCTATTTAGATCCGGCTGGAATTCGAACCAGTTGGAACTTGTTCTTTCTCAGAGAAATATTCCATTCTTAAAATTCGGTGGAAAAAAATTCGTAGAAAGCGCTCATGCTAAAGATTATCTTTCTCTTCTAAAAATAAGGGAGAATAAGACTGACTCGGTTTCTTGGCTAAGAGTTTTGTTACTTCTTCCTGGAATTGGAGCTGCAAAAGCAAGATCCATCTTAACTGACCTAGAAAAGTCAGGCGGAAATTTGGAAAGAATCGTTTCCGAATCCAAGGGTACCACTGCTTCTCATTTAAAAGAATTAAATCATTTAATCAACGAGTCTGAAAAAGACTTAAAAAACCTTTTAGGGAAATTCATAGATTATTATTCTCCTTTACTCGAAAAGAAATATGATGATTTCAAAAGAAGATTAGAAGATCTGAATGCATTTTTAACTCTTTCCCAAAAATACGAAACTTTACACGAATTTTTAGTGGATATGAGTTTAGAGGGGCCAAGCCCCAGCCTGGACAAAATTTCCCCAGAAGAGGAAGATGAAAGATTAGTTCTATCCACGGTCCATTCTTCCAAAGGATTAGAATTTGATACTGTAGTTCTTTTAAATGTTTCAGAAGGTTCTTTTCCTTCCGGCAGAGGCGAAAAAAACTTAGAAGAAGAAAGAAGATTATTCTATGTGGGAATAACAAGAGCCAAGAAAAAACTGGTGCTCACCTACCCTCAAATCTCCCAGCAAAAAAATTCACAATATTTCAATCGAGTTTCCAGATTCATCGATGAAATTAAAGACCCCGAAAAAGTAATAGATAAAAGTTTTATCAATAAAAAAGAAGAAACTTCCGGTCCTTCTTCTTCCCAAAATCCTCAGCAAATCAGTGATTCAGATGCCAGAAAAAGAATTAGAGAGTTTTTCGGTTCCTGATCCGAGTTCAGATCGAAACTGGGAAGAACTTCTAGTTTCTATTTGGGATTCTTTGAAAATCAAATCCAGACGTTTCAAGGAAAGCCAGGTACGTACTGTAGAACTCAAATTTTATCCCTATAGAAACGGAAATCATTCTGTATCTTATCATAACGGCCTCTTAACCGCGAAATTTCATACTTCCTTATTGGAAGCAAGAGAAGAGACAATATTATCCTTTGTTTCATTACTCATTTCTAAATTGTTGGGACTCAAACCAAAACCATCCTGGAAAGAAGAAGTTGCCGAATTCCTAAATTCTCTTCCTGAATCTGGACCTATAAATTTCAAAAAATTGAAGGAAACCGGAGTTGCTTACGATCTAAAGGTCATTCTGGAAAAAATTTCTTCTTTCTATTTTCCTAAAATGGATGCAAAACTTCTTTCTATCGGCTGGGCAGATCGTTTGGGAAAGAGACGATTGGGTAGTTACGAAAAACGGAATATGAATATACGTATTAGCCCCATCCTGGACCATAAAGAGGTCCCACTTTATGTTATAGAACATGTAGTACATCACGAAATTCTACATCATATTCTTCCGAGTAGAGTTAAAAACGGCCAAAACTCGATCCATAGCCCTGAATTCAAACGTAAGGAAAAAGAATACGTTAGATACAGAGAGGCCATAAATTGGTTGAAAATGGAATATCCTAAGTTTCTAATAAAACACCAGAGAGAAATTGGCCTTAGGCTGAGATCAGAATTTTACAGATAAACTTCATGCATCCGAACCATTTCGAAACAGTATATATTCGCAAAAACATAATTGAAGAAGAACTTTCCAAACTTTTAAAAGAGTTTACTGGGTTAAATTATAAATCATTATCCGATTACGATAAGGGTGTTTATGATGGATATACCCAGGCAGTTACTGAAGTACTTAGAAAAGTGCAAACCAAAAGATAATACAGATACGCATTCTCAAAATCCTAAGAACTAAGTTCCCGGATTTTGGATCTTTCGTTTATTCCAAATTTTCTGCTGCTCATTGCTTTTTGTCATCCAGCCCAAATAATGATTTTCTTTTCTAAAATTTGTTTTATAGATCGGATATGTCTTTCGCAAAGAAAGTATTCGCGATTTCCTATTTTCTTTTCTGCACAAGTTCGATGCTGTATTCTTCTCCATACGTTTATAATGATTTTTCTGGATGGTCGGAGACGAGTCCCTTAACGCCAGATTATTCTAAATATTCTCCCAAATTTTATAACCAGGAATCTTCTCCCGTAAATACTGCTGAAACTAAGGATTTGCAAAAAGAAAAGGAACGTGTGGAATTACGTCGTTCTATGTTGGATTGGCACCAAGTTTTAGGACTTGCAACCTGGGCGTTCTGGCTCACCACAAACTTAGTAGGAGAACAAGCACTCTCTAATCTTAAAAAAGAATACGAGCCTTACGCAAATTATTTGCTTATCTCTGATCCCCAAAAAAATCTTCTTTTATATACTGCACTCATGAAAGCATCTCCATGGGATTCAGAATCTTCAGGTAGTTCCCATGCAGCACTCGCAGGCACAACATTTACTTTATATGCAATCACTGCAGGCCTCGCATTCTTCTCCCCTTCCAAAAGTTTAGAAAGAGAACCAGGACTTAGCACAATATTCACCCATAAGGCAATGATCTGGATCCATTTGCCTGCAATGCTTGCTCTTCCTCTTATTGGAGAAAGAATTTCTAAAGAGGGCCCAAGTGCTGCAAATGAAATGAGAGCGGTCGGTTGGGCTGGTTTTGGTGCATTTAGTGTTTCTATCGCAGTTTTTTATTTTTAAGGAGTATTTTGTGTCTTATCTTTTACGTTTTCTGATTTTGTTCTTATTAAGTGTTTCTTCGATTTTTTCAGAAGAATTAAAACTGCAAGAATCTACGATCAATTTTATAGCAATCCATCCGTTCAAAACGGTGAATGGAAAATGTTCAGGAACGGTTGTAAGTCCTACAATATTGACTCAGACAACCGGTGGTTTACAAATCCCTAAACTTGTAAAAATAGAGATCCCAATCTCACAAATCAAATCCGGAGACGAAAATAGAGATGAGCATATCATAGAATCTCTAGGATATCCTACAATTACCAATATAGTTTTTATGAGCACATCTATTATAGCAAAAGAGAATGAATGGACTATTACCGGAAACCTAACGGTTAAAGGTAAGACCAAAACGGTTAAATCAGTGGCGACTATCCAAAAAGAAGGACAGGAAACCATTCTTTCTGGAAAATTCCAGGTTTTGATGAGCGATTTTGATGTGGAAAGACCTAGCTTGTTATTTGCGACTGCAAAGGATGAGGTAAGTATTGATTATAGGTTTATTCTAAAACCTTAATTATCTTTTTCCTAAAAGTTCACGTATCCCGTCTTCTAATCCATCTACACTTAGAAAAAACATTGGAAATACTTTTTTGAGTTCGTAGATGGTAGGGGCATCCCAATATCTTTTTGGTTCAGGATTCATCCAGATCGTGTCGGTCCAATGAGATTTGATCCGTTTAAAACTATCCAGTCCTGATTCGGGATGTTCTGGAAGTTTTGATTCCTGCCTAAACCTGGAATGATAAAATCCATAAGAAGGATCCAAAAGTTCATAAGGAGCCATATAGGCATCTCCCACAATAATTACCTTTGTATCGTCTTTATGTTTTTTAAAAAGATTTTTTAGAGGAACAGGATATCTAAGATCTCCCTTAGGATATACTGAATCGTAAACTGAGTTATGAAAATAATAATGTCCGAACTCCTTAAAATGATTCATCTGGTGGGCTGCCGAAAAAAGTTTACTCACTCTTTCTGCATAAGGAGTCATACTCCCACCAGTGTCCATTAAAAGTAACACTTTGATCCCATTCTTTCTGGTTCGATCAAATACAAGCTCAGGGTCTCCCGCATTTTTGCAAGTTGCGTCCACAGTTTTAGGAAGATGAAATTCTGGGATCCCTTCCTTTCTTAAATTCCTGAGTTTTTTAAGTGCGATCTTAATTTGTCGAACATCCAATTGTTCGTCAGTTCTGTAGTCCTTATACTTTCTTTCCATCGCCTGGAAGACAGCTGACTTACCGCCACCTTCCCCGCCGATTCGGACTCCACCTGGATTTACTCCAGAATGTCCGAAAGGAGAACTTCCTCCAGTGCCGATCCATTTATTCCCACCATGATGTTCTCCCTTTTGATTTTGGAGTCTGTCCAAAAACTCTTTCCAGAGTTCTTCCGGAGGAATCATGCCTGGGGGAAGTTTATTCGGATTTTCGAATATTGTAGAAAGCCAATCCATCATTTCTTTACGAAAAGATTCTTTCAGCACTCCTCTTTCGCCGAAGAGTTCAGTGAATACAAGATCAAAAGCGTCGTAATATTTTACGTCTTTAACTAAGCAGAGCCTGGAAACTCTATAGAATTCATTTAAGGAAAGAAATGTTTTATCTCTGGTAAGTGTATCCGTTGCTTTTAGAAAATCCAAAAGTTCCACAGTGGAGATTGGAACTCCAGATGATTTCAGCCTGTAGAAAAAAGGGAAAAACAAAATATTTTTATCTGAACAATTTCAGATCCTCTTCATTCTTTACAAGAGCGCCTATATATGGAGTTCTTCCGTCTTCAGGAAGTGTTGCCCCCATATGGATTAGAATTTGGATCCAATCCAGTAGTTCGCTTGTACCAGGCTTTTTTTTCATATCATCCATGGTTCGGATCACATAGAAGGACTCGAGGGCCCTTTTCAAAAGAGAAGATTCAATCTTTGGAAAATGAGAAGATACTATATCCGCCATAAAGGCCGGTTCAGGAAAATCAATATAATGAAAGATACATCTTCTTAAAAAAGCTGCAGGAAGTTCCTTTTCATTATTTGACGTAATGAGAGTCAAAGGCCGATTAACAGCCTTGATCTTACGACCAGTTTCCTGGATCACAAATTCCATTCTGTCTAATTCTAAAAGTAGATCATTCGGGAATTCTATATCCGCTTTGTCTATCTCGTCAATTAATACTACAGAAGGTTCAGTGGCAGAGAATGCTTCCCCAAGAGCGCCCAATCGGATATAATTTTCGATATTGCGGACCTTCTCCTTATCTTCCGTAAATCTGGAATCGTTTAACCTGGAAACTGCATCATAAAAATATAAACCTTCCTTTGCAAGAGAGGTGGATTTTACATGCCAGGAATAAAGTGTTTTTTTGGTCTTGAAGGAAAGATAATCTGCTAAAAGTGATTTTCCAGTTCCTGGTTCTCCTTTTAGTAATAAAGGTCTTGCAGTTATCTCAGCCACTTGGACTGCTTCTTCTAATTCTTTGGAGAGTAAGTATGTTTCGGGCTTGTTCCTTTCTTCCGACATGATCAACCTGCTATATGAATTTCTGAGATCAAAATATCAGGGACCTTGATAGAAGAATAACTGTCAGAATATTCGTTGGAAATCCCTTGGATCTTATGGAGTAGATCGAAATAGTTTGTATTCATCGTGATACGATCCACTGCGTGTTCCGGTTTTCCATTTTTATAATAGATCCCTTGGACCCCGATGGAAATTTCTCCGGAAACTGCACTACAACCTGCCCCACCTTCCAACTTAGTTACCAAAATACAATGAGAATCGGACGCTAATAATTCATCTCTTGTCTTATTTCCCAGAGGAACGATCATATTAGAAAAAGAAGTTCCCGCTCTTCCTGAATAAGAACGTACTCCGTGACCCGTAGGCAAAACATTATCCTTTTTGGCAGATTCTAAATTATACAAATAAGATTTAAGAATACCATTTTCCAAAACCATGGTACGTGCAGATGTTGGAATTCCTTCTGCGTCTACCAAACGAGAACCTGGATAATCAGGAGTATGAGCTTCACAATAAATACTTAATGCAGTAGAAGCCACCTCGTTGCCTAATTTTCCAACTAAACGAGAAGATCCTTTTTGAACTGCATCTGCAAAATAAGGAGAAGAGAACATTCCGAATATCTGAGGACTGATACGATTTCCTAAAACGATCGTATACACACCGCTCGGAAGAGGTTTCGCTCCTAAAAGTTCAGTTCCTCGATAAGCAGCTTCCTTTGCGATATAAGATGGATCGAATTGGGAAATATCCCTGCCGGAGCGGTAATAACTTCCCATCTTCTTGATATCACCTTCGGCGACGACAAGACCTGTTCCAAGGTAAGCAACATTGGATTCTTTTTTAACAAATACACCTTTTGAATTTGCGATCAAACTTTGGGTGGAACTTTTTCCTACACCTACATGAGGAACATTCTCTACTCTTTTATCTGATTCCCAAGAAGCATGGTCTAGTGCAAGTCCCTGCTCTCTCATCCATGCAAAATCCAATTTTTCTAATGCAGGATTATAATGTTTTAGATCCACTTCTGCCAATGGTTTTGGCTCAGGAAGTTCCATGTCCAAAGGATCAGTGATCTCTGTTTGGTCCATTGCATCTCTTACCATTTGGGAAAGAGCTTCTTTGCTAAAACGTTCGCTATAAGAATATCCTGGGCGGGAATTATTCAGAACTCGGATGCCAACTCCTCTAGAGCGAGAAGTTTCTGTGGAAACAATTCTTCCTTTAAATACTTCTATTCCGATATCTTCTGAGTCAGTGGCGATCAGGTCAAAGGAATCGATTCCATAACGTTTTCCTTCTTCGAGTACGAATCCGGCAGCTTGTTCCAAATCCATTATCTTCCTCCCACTAGGATCTCATCCACTTTAAGCGATGGTTGTCCTACAGTTACTGGGATAGATCCGGAAGAAGCACCGCAGGTTCCTGCAGCCAATTCTAAGTCTTT is a genomic window containing:
- a CDS encoding AAA family ATPase, with translation MSEERNKPETYLLSKELEEAVQVAEITARPLLLKGEPGTGKSLLADYLSFKTKKTLYSWHVKSTSLAKEGLYFYDAVSRLNDSRFTEDKEKVRNIENYIRLGALGEAFSATEPSVVLIDEIDKADIEFPNDLLLELDRMEFVIQETGRKIKAVNRPLTLITSNNEKELPAAFLRRCIFHYIDFPEPAFMADIVSSHFPKIESSLLKRALESFYVIRTMDDMKKKPGTSELLDWIQILIHMGATLPEDGRTPYIGALVKNEEDLKLFR
- a CDS encoding TldD/PmbA family protein is translated as MDLEQAAGFVLEEGKRYGIDSFDLIATDSEDIGIEVFKGRIVSTETSRSRGVGIRVLNNSRPGYSYSERFSKEALSQMVRDAMDQTEITDPLDMELPEPKPLAEVDLKHYNPALEKLDFAWMREQGLALDHASWESDKRVENVPHVGVGKSSTQSLIANSKGVFVKKESNVAYLGTGLVVAEGDIKKMGSYYRSGRDISQFDPSYIAKEAAYRGTELLGAKPLPSGVYTIVLGNRISPQIFGMFSSPYFADAVQKGSSRLVGKLGNEVASTALSIYCEAHTPDYPGSRLVDAEGIPTSARTMVLENGILKSYLYNLESAKKDNVLPTGHGVRSYSGRAGTSFSNMIVPLGNKTRDELLASDSHCILVTKLEGGAGCSAVSGEISIGVQGIYYKNGKPEHAVDRITMNTNYFDLLHKIQGISNEYSDSYSSIKVPDILISEIHIAG
- a CDS encoding SprT-like domain-containing protein — protein: MPEKELESFSVPDPSSDRNWEELLVSIWDSLKIKSRRFKESQVRTVELKFYPYRNGNHSVSYHNGLLTAKFHTSLLEAREETILSFVSLLISKLLGLKPKPSWKEEVAEFLNSLPESGPINFKKLKETGVAYDLKVILEKISSFYFPKMDAKLLSIGWADRLGKRRLGSYEKRNMNIRISPILDHKEVPLYVIEHVVHHEILHHILPSRVKNGQNSIHSPEFKRKEKEYVRYREAINWLKMEYPKFLIKHQREIGLRLRSEFYR
- a CDS encoding ATP-dependent helicase codes for the protein MTASLESLNEKQKEAIETLNGPVLVIAGAGTGKTKTIVHRLSKLVESGIPAENILLLTFTRKASREMLSRAVSLLDKRCARVHGGTFHSFGSHILRKYAPVLGFSSQFSVLDESDTSDIFQLLRTEGEYAKQKSRFPSNDTLISLHSSIINRGKSLEELLEAENPKFLDQKSAIRKIFQEYANYKKQRSLLDYDDLLTYTRDLLNKNETVRKKVSEQYKYIMVDEFQDTNQIQAHITCLLALDHENILVVGDDAQSVYSFRGADVNGIFNFPKLFPKTKTIYLERNYRSTPSILNLANVVLANFREKYEKYLYTKNEDFQKPTLIGYADELEEAEGIADLILERREDGVPLKDIAVLFRSGWNSNQLELVLSQRNIPFLKFGGKKFVESAHAKDYLSLLKIRENKTDSVSWLRVLLLLPGIGAAKARSILTDLEKSGGNLERIVSESKGTTASHLKELNHLINESEKDLKNLLGKFIDYYSPLLEKKYDDFKRRLEDLNAFLTLSQKYETLHEFLVDMSLEGPSPSLDKISPEEEDERLVLSTVHSSKGLEFDTVVLLNVSEGSFPSGRGEKNLEEERRLFYVGITRAKKKLVLTYPQISQQKNSQYFNRVSRFIDEIKDPEKVIDKSFINKKEETSGPSSSQNPQQISDSDARKRIREFFGS
- a CDS encoding VWA containing CoxE family protein — its product is MFFPFFYRLKSSGVPISTVELLDFLKATDTLTRDKTFLSLNEFYRVSRLCLVKDVKYYDAFDLVFTELFGERGVLKESFRKEMMDWLSTIFENPNKLPPGMIPPEELWKEFLDRLQNQKGEHHGGNKWIGTGGSSPFGHSGVNPGGVRIGGEGGGKSAVFQAMERKYKDYRTDEQLDVRQIKIALKKLRNLRKEGIPEFHLPKTVDATCKNAGDPELVFDRTRKNGIKVLLLMDTGGSMTPYAERVSKLFSAAHQMNHFKEFGHYYFHNSVYDSVYPKGDLRYPVPLKNLFKKHKDDTKVIIVGDAYMAPYELLDPSYGFYHSRFRQESKLPEHPESGLDSFKRIKSHWTDTIWMNPEPKRYWDAPTIYELKKVFPMFFLSVDGLEDGIRELLGKR
- a CDS encoding YceI family protein, with amino-acid sequence MSYLLRFLILFLLSVSSIFSEELKLQESTINFIAIHPFKTVNGKCSGTVVSPTILTQTTGGLQIPKLVKIEIPISQIKSGDENRDEHIIESLGYPTITNIVFMSTSIIAKENEWTITGNLTVKGKTKTVKSVATIQKEGQETILSGKFQVLMSDFDVERPSLLFATAKDEVSIDYRFILKP